One segment of Allorhodopirellula heiligendammensis DNA contains the following:
- the mntR gene encoding manganese-binding transcriptional regulator MntR — protein MSTSRKKLSQIPGPQSHERTRRDHSSEKAEDYVEAVDDILSHKDECRVVDLAAFFGVSHVTVTRIVSRLVGEDLLQTEPYRPIRLTAKGKRLAVESRKRHQIVQDFLLAIGVDAATAAHDAEGIEHHVSPKTLAKLAKLTKELNA, from the coding sequence ATGAGCACCAGCAGAAAAAAGTTATCGCAAATCCCTGGTCCTCAGTCCCATGAGCGTACCCGTCGCGATCACTCCAGCGAGAAGGCTGAGGACTATGTCGAAGCAGTAGACGACATTTTGTCCCACAAAGACGAATGCCGCGTCGTTGATCTCGCGGCCTTCTTCGGCGTTAGCCATGTGACGGTCACGCGAATTGTGTCGCGATTGGTCGGGGAGGACCTACTGCAGACGGAGCCTTATCGTCCCATCAGGCTGACAGCGAAGGGAAAACGACTGGCGGTGGAGTCTCGAAAAAGGCATCAGATTGTCCAAGACTTTCTCTTGGCGATCGGCGTCGATGCGGCCACAGCTGCGCACGACGCCGAGGGAATCGAGCACCACGTCAGCCCAAAGACGCTTGCCAAACTGGCGAAGCTAACCAAAGAGTTAAATGCCTGA
- a CDS encoding TatD family hydrolase, which produces MSLRLFDTHAHLNSEAFIDVVDDVIERARQNGVQGIAVIGIDASTSRRACELAAMHPGYLHAVVGIQPNSAGEAAPDDFASIEKMITNPGVVGIGETGLDCYWDDTPIAMQHEYFQRHLDLAVRANLPVVIHMRESASLIIGQLREQLQLPAAVMHSFTGNMDEVRQCLDLGLMISFAGMVTFKKSTDLREVAAFVPEDRLLVETDAPYLSPEPLRGRRPNEPARVEHTLRCLADARGVTAEHLAEVTSDNAMRFFQL; this is translated from the coding sequence ATGTCACTCCGACTGTTTGATACCCACGCGCACCTGAACTCTGAGGCATTCATCGACGTCGTTGACGACGTGATTGAGCGAGCGCGTCAAAATGGCGTGCAAGGCATCGCGGTTATCGGAATCGATGCATCGACCAGTCGCCGCGCCTGCGAACTCGCCGCCATGCATCCTGGATACTTACACGCCGTCGTCGGCATCCAACCCAATTCAGCTGGTGAAGCGGCACCGGATGACTTCGCCAGCATCGAAAAAATGATCACCAATCCTGGAGTCGTGGGAATTGGTGAAACCGGCTTGGACTGCTATTGGGATGACACACCCATTGCGATGCAGCATGAGTACTTTCAACGGCACTTGGACTTGGCCGTGCGTGCCAATCTGCCGGTCGTGATTCACATGCGTGAGAGCGCGAGCCTGATTATCGGACAACTTCGCGAACAGCTTCAGTTACCGGCGGCGGTCATGCACTCATTCACGGGCAATATGGACGAAGTCCGGCAGTGCCTCGATCTCGGGTTAATGATTAGTTTCGCCGGGATGGTGACATTCAAGAAGAGCACCGATCTACGTGAAGTCGCTGCATTCGTCCCCGAAGACCGGCTATTGGTTGAGACGGATGCTCCCTATCTATCGCCTGAGCCGCTGCGAGGGCGCCGGCCCAACGAGCCTGCTCGCGTCGAACACACCCTGAGATGTTTGGCTGATGCGAGGGGGGTAACCGCTGAACACTTAGCGGAAGTGACGAGTGACAACGCAATGCGGTTCTTCCAGTTGTAG
- a CDS encoding metal ABC transporter permease — protein sequence MSLDTVEISSLHHNLVMQRIGGARRWFLLLILISFPSVAFAASPSGSITDRSVSWPTIDQWQRVLFLQDYNTRVVLFGVAVLGAAAGLVGSFTLLRKRALLADALAHASLPGIALAFMVAGGLGMNAKSVPVLLSGATVSGLLGVGLVLLVRSQTKLKEDAGLGIALSVFFGAGIALLGVVQQMETGRAAGLEGFIYGKTASMNANDARLIALASCVAIIGCLLLFKEFKLLCFDENFAGSRGMPVLALDLSLMSLVVLVTIVGLQAVGLILVVALFVTPAAAARFWTERLWVVAWLSAFLGSLGGLVGGAASALMPRLPSGAMIVLASTALFTFSMFFGSARGVLIRWLRRAHVNRRIRRQHLLRGLYEILELEDPHTTPHNHPAVPIEQLLEIRSWSRTQLQRTLASAEREQLVNRQADSIRLTRAGYVQAARLTRDHRLWELYLITHADTAPSRVDRDADRIEHVLEPELIDELEHLLQQQPVRIPVPANPHGVIPSGEQS from the coding sequence GTGAGTCTCGACACCGTGGAGATCTCTTCGCTCCATCACAATCTCGTCATGCAACGCATTGGCGGTGCGCGTCGCTGGTTCCTGCTCCTGATCCTGATTTCTTTTCCCTCCGTCGCATTTGCTGCATCGCCCTCAGGTTCGATTACCGACCGAAGCGTGAGTTGGCCGACCATCGATCAGTGGCAGCGGGTTCTTTTTTTACAGGACTACAATACCCGAGTCGTGCTCTTCGGAGTCGCAGTGCTGGGGGCAGCCGCAGGTTTGGTGGGCAGTTTTACGCTGCTGCGAAAGCGAGCGTTGCTGGCGGACGCCTTGGCCCACGCGAGTTTGCCAGGCATCGCATTGGCGTTCATGGTGGCCGGCGGGTTGGGCATGAATGCGAAGTCCGTGCCGGTTCTGCTTTCAGGCGCAACGGTCTCGGGATTGCTAGGCGTAGGTTTGGTGCTGCTCGTTCGCTCGCAAACCAAATTAAAGGAAGATGCCGGATTGGGGATTGCGCTGAGTGTATTCTTTGGCGCTGGGATCGCGTTGCTCGGCGTCGTTCAGCAGATGGAGACCGGCCGCGCTGCCGGATTGGAAGGCTTTATTTACGGCAAAACAGCGTCGATGAATGCCAACGATGCCCGACTGATCGCATTGGCGTCGTGCGTGGCAATCATCGGATGTCTGCTGCTGTTCAAAGAGTTCAAGTTGCTGTGCTTTGACGAGAATTTTGCCGGGTCACGGGGGATGCCTGTCTTGGCACTGGACCTGAGCCTGATGTCACTCGTCGTGCTCGTGACCATCGTAGGCTTGCAAGCGGTGGGATTGATCCTCGTCGTCGCCTTATTCGTCACTCCCGCTGCCGCGGCCAGATTTTGGACCGAAAGGCTATGGGTTGTCGCGTGGCTCTCCGCGTTTCTCGGCTCCCTTGGCGGCTTGGTCGGTGGCGCTGCGAGCGCTTTAATGCCGCGACTTCCCTCGGGCGCTATGATTGTCTTAGCGTCAACGGCGTTGTTCACTTTCAGTATGTTCTTCGGATCGGCGCGCGGTGTACTGATTCGCTGGCTGAGGCGTGCCCATGTCAATCGGCGGATTCGCAGGCAGCATTTGCTCCGTGGTCTCTACGAGATACTCGAGTTGGAGGATCCGCACACCACCCCGCACAATCATCCCGCTGTGCCAATCGAGCAGCTGTTGGAGATACGCAGTTGGTCGCGAACTCAATTACAACGAACACTGGCTTCGGCAGAGCGGGAACAGTTGGTCAATCGACAGGCCGATTCCATCCGTCTCACGCGGGCTGGTTATGTCCAGGCAGCACGATTGACGCGGGACCATCGATTGTGGGAACTCTACTTGATTACCCACGCCGATACCGCTCCCAGCCGTGTGGACCGCGACGCCGATCGCATCGAGCATGTGTTGGAGCCCGAACTTATCGACGAACTCGAACACCTCCTCCAGCAACAACCTGTCCGCATTCCGGTGCCAGCGAATCCGCATGGAGTGATTCCCAGTGGTGAACAATCATGA
- a CDS encoding DUF6513 domain-containing protein has translation MHFVTGRLAEFALRSSAAGAAQRHGFHHSVQVTPITVAALITPKWLTRHLKVPTGATHVVLPGFCEAVLDDPMDAASPERSWRMRLAEIAGLSPDRIVCGPKDCRDIDAWLGGKTRSVDLSEYSIEIIAEINHAPRLSVNEVVRMAAEFRRHGADRIDVGCDPGRPCSRIGDYVAALIDAGHRVSIDTFDEQETRTAISAGASLVLSVNSSNRRAAADWGCEVVAIPDILDDLSTLDATIDFLEKHQVPVRLDPILEPIGSGFGQSLMRYAHTRQRYPDHQMMMGIGNLTELTDVDSAGVNLLLLALCEEWQIRSVLTTQVINWARTSIQECDIARRLVHHSINEGTPPKNLSDQLVMLRDAKLRPYADEAIDALASEIRDNNYRILAQDGEIHIISAGVHLRGNEPFAMMSELLTLPQSDNVDVSHAFYLGFELAKAKLAIQLGKQYEQDQALNWGQLTVAEARHRIPRKSRHRK, from the coding sequence TTGCATTTCGTCACAGGGCGACTTGCTGAGTTCGCGCTGCGCAGTTCCGCTGCAGGAGCTGCACAACGGCATGGATTTCATCACAGCGTTCAGGTCACGCCGATTACGGTGGCGGCGTTGATCACCCCGAAATGGCTGACGCGGCATCTGAAAGTGCCAACAGGTGCCACCCATGTGGTTTTGCCGGGATTCTGCGAAGCGGTCCTCGATGATCCGATGGACGCTGCCTCACCGGAGAGGAGTTGGCGAATGCGATTGGCGGAAATCGCCGGACTCAGCCCCGACCGAATTGTGTGTGGGCCGAAGGATTGCCGCGATATCGACGCTTGGCTCGGCGGGAAAACGCGATCGGTAGATCTGTCGGAATACTCCATCGAAATCATCGCTGAAATCAATCATGCGCCACGTCTGAGTGTGAATGAAGTCGTTCGCATGGCTGCAGAATTTCGTCGTCACGGAGCCGATCGAATTGATGTCGGCTGCGACCCGGGACGACCGTGTTCGAGAATCGGTGATTATGTAGCGGCACTGATCGACGCCGGCCACCGCGTCAGCATCGACACGTTCGATGAGCAGGAAACTCGCACTGCGATCTCCGCAGGGGCGTCATTGGTACTCTCGGTCAACTCGTCCAACCGCCGGGCCGCCGCGGATTGGGGCTGCGAAGTCGTCGCGATTCCCGATATTCTCGATGACCTGTCCACGCTCGACGCCACCATCGATTTCCTGGAAAAGCACCAAGTCCCCGTTCGGCTCGATCCGATTCTCGAACCGATTGGCTCTGGGTTCGGGCAGTCCCTGATGCGCTATGCTCACACCCGCCAGCGCTATCCTGATCATCAGATGATGATGGGTATTGGAAACCTCACTGAGCTGACGGATGTTGATTCGGCGGGTGTCAATCTGCTGTTGCTCGCCCTCTGCGAGGAATGGCAAATCAGGAGTGTCCTAACCACGCAAGTGATCAATTGGGCAAGAACATCGATCCAGGAATGTGATATCGCTCGACGTCTTGTACACCACAGTATCAACGAGGGGACGCCTCCGAAAAACCTATCCGACCAACTCGTCATGTTGCGGGACGCCAAATTGCGTCCGTATGCAGACGAGGCCATCGACGCGCTCGCCTCCGAAATTCGCGACAACAACTATCGCATTCTTGCCCAGGATGGCGAAATCCACATCATCAGTGCGGGGGTCCATCTCCGTGGCAATGAGCCCTTTGCGATGATGAGTGAACTATTGACGTTACCCCAATCCGATAATGTGGATGTCTCGCACGCGTTTTATCTTGGCTTCGAATTGGCGAAAGCTAAACTCGCTATCCAACTGGGAAAACAATACGAGCAAGATCAAGCCCTGAATTGGGGACAGTTAACCGTCGCCGAAGCACGTCATCGAATTCCGCGAAAATCTCGCCATCGAAAGTAA
- a CDS encoding metal ABC transporter ATP-binding protein: protein MTPAIEVSPSASQAESIALSVDDLTVAYHRKPVIWDVAIDLPAGALIGVVGPNGAGKSTLLKAIMNLVPRASGRVEVFGKPYRVNRHRVGYVPQRESVDWDFPVDALDVVTMGLYSKIGWCLPVRKRHREAGLEALRRVGIADLAHRQISQLSGGQQQRTFLARALVQDADLYLMDEPFAAVDASTEKAIVELLRELKSRGKTVVVIHHDLQTVPEYFDYAVLLNMRVVAHGPIESVFTSENLQKTYGGRLTLLDEVSEAMRRRERTL, encoded by the coding sequence ATGACCCCAGCAATCGAGGTGTCCCCGTCAGCAAGCCAAGCGGAATCAATCGCATTATCGGTTGACGACCTCACCGTGGCCTATCATCGCAAGCCCGTGATTTGGGATGTCGCGATTGATCTGCCGGCGGGCGCATTGATTGGCGTTGTGGGGCCCAATGGAGCTGGGAAAAGTACCCTGCTCAAGGCGATCATGAATCTCGTGCCCCGGGCATCGGGGCGTGTCGAGGTTTTCGGCAAGCCATACCGCGTCAATCGTCACCGGGTCGGCTACGTTCCGCAGCGCGAAAGCGTTGATTGGGACTTCCCCGTCGATGCTCTCGATGTTGTGACAATGGGCCTGTACAGCAAAATCGGTTGGTGCCTGCCGGTCCGCAAGCGACATCGCGAAGCAGGATTGGAAGCGCTCCGCCGGGTGGGAATTGCAGATCTCGCCCACCGCCAAATCAGCCAGCTTTCCGGGGGCCAGCAGCAGCGGACGTTCTTGGCGCGGGCTCTTGTGCAGGACGCGGACCTGTACCTAATGGATGAGCCCTTCGCGGCGGTCGATGCATCCACCGAGAAGGCCATCGTCGAGCTGTTGCGTGAGCTCAAGTCGCGTGGCAAAACCGTTGTGGTAATTCATCATGACCTGCAGACGGTGCCGGAGTACTTTGACTACGCGGTGCTCCTGAATATGCGTGTGGTCGCCCACGGTCCGATCGAATCAGTGTTCACTTCGGAGAACTTGCAAAAGACGTATGGCGGTCGGTTGACGCTACTCGATGAAGTCAGCGAAGCGATGCGTCGCCGGGAGCGTACGCTGTGA
- a CDS encoding RecQ family ATP-dependent DNA helicase yields MQQAQQILRQYFGYDTFRPRQAEIIAHVTSGNHAMVVMPTGGGKSLCFQIPALMATPGNGELTLVLSPLVALMQDQVDSLRARGIDATLINSSLDRQTRLQRQRELADGKYRLLYVTPERFRKQEFLDVIGARNVRLLAIDEAHCVSQWGHDFRPDYSRIAEIRERLGNPTTIALTATATAECREDIYRQMGIDAADIQLFHEGIDRPNLSMEVESIVDEDEKFDALISALRDPAMWGNHHDRPGGTIVYFSLIKTLQRFSDRLRELAVDHVNYHGDLSRRERRAMQDSFMSSEVDTVLATPAFGMGVDKEDIRLIVHAETPGSIESYYQEVGRAGRDGHPSRCLWLYDQADLMTQMQFIAWANPDAGFYDRLLHALTEDTERCRAYGLDWLNLKLQRVSPHDHRLETAMAMLDRHQVVAGPRPPQCFDLVGEPSPAIFGHDALESKTRRDQQRLYAMVEFAKTPGDQRQAFLNEYFMG; encoded by the coding sequence ATGCAGCAAGCCCAGCAAATTCTCCGACAGTATTTCGGCTACGACACGTTTCGTCCGCGCCAGGCCGAAATCATCGCCCACGTAACATCCGGGAATCACGCGATGGTGGTGATGCCTACTGGAGGTGGTAAGTCACTGTGCTTTCAGATTCCCGCACTGATGGCGACTCCTGGGAATGGTGAGTTAACGCTGGTCCTGTCGCCGCTGGTGGCGCTGATGCAGGACCAAGTCGATTCCCTGAGGGCTCGCGGCATTGATGCCACATTAATTAACTCGTCTTTGGATCGTCAGACGCGGCTGCAGCGTCAGCGGGAGTTAGCAGATGGAAAATATCGATTGCTCTATGTGACTCCGGAACGATTTCGCAAGCAGGAGTTTCTCGATGTGATCGGTGCTCGCAACGTGCGATTGCTGGCGATTGACGAGGCACACTGTGTCAGCCAGTGGGGCCACGATTTCCGTCCTGACTACAGTCGGATCGCAGAGATTCGCGAACGCCTCGGCAATCCCACCACCATAGCTTTGACAGCCACGGCAACGGCAGAGTGCCGAGAAGATATCTATCGACAGATGGGCATTGATGCCGCGGACATTCAGTTATTTCACGAAGGCATTGATCGCCCAAATTTGTCTATGGAGGTGGAATCAATCGTGGATGAAGACGAGAAGTTCGACGCATTGATCTCAGCGCTGCGAGATCCAGCGATGTGGGGGAATCATCACGACCGGCCCGGAGGTACAATTGTCTATTTTTCGCTGATCAAAACGCTCCAGCGGTTCAGTGATCGGTTGCGAGAGTTGGCGGTCGATCATGTGAATTATCACGGTGACTTATCGCGAAGGGAACGCCGCGCGATGCAGGACTCGTTCATGAGTAGTGAGGTCGACACGGTACTGGCAACGCCCGCCTTTGGGATGGGCGTCGATAAGGAAGATATCCGGTTGATCGTGCATGCCGAAACGCCAGGTTCCATTGAGTCGTACTACCAAGAGGTCGGTCGCGCCGGACGTGATGGCCACCCCAGTCGTTGTCTGTGGCTGTACGATCAAGCCGATCTGATGACCCAGATGCAGTTCATCGCGTGGGCCAATCCCGATGCTGGATTCTACGATCGACTTCTGCACGCTCTCACTGAGGACACCGAACGCTGCCGAGCCTACGGGCTCGATTGGCTCAATCTAAAGCTCCAGCGTGTCAGCCCCCACGATCACCGCTTGGAGACGGCCATGGCGATGCTCGACCGCCACCAAGTCGTCGCTGGCCCCCGACCACCCCAGTGCTTTGACCTCGTTGGTGAGCCGTCACCGGCGATCTTCGGCCACGACGCCCTCGAGTCAAAAACACGTCGAGACCAACAGCGACTTTACGCCATGGTGGAATTCGCCAAGACCCCCGGCGATCAACGGCAAGCATTCTTAAACGAGTACTTCATGGGCTAA
- a CDS encoding tetratricopeptide repeat protein: MRSTVPSPCMMFVACCVAGCLTGCHDDSKEMQRVLAKRQVAVQEQSQQDHLGETVSLLNQYVELNEDRARQQIAYHLNQWMRANSSEGADTDGAANAVPSIASTLDGLMDPELLADAISRSEFTVDDVPLLRDANLYRHVVSWIDTPLRDDPINIQWLADLRAAASQGEQASVDNDAPPRGGTNLPELTTGEIDQLQTAMRLFDWTTRNVALEPVQMPVPPQVPVPAMPPGMPFEGPGFRQTDYQTLWRGRGDWLQRCGVFTQLCLQAGIPTAVLATQSDETGARNPWSVGVLIGEHIFLFEPSLGLPIPGPDQVGVATLAQARKDPSVMRRLNVAGYFDYPLSRADIAQNVALLNLRPETLSVRMQKLEAGLTGDRRMAVWVDADAWAERFDAVPGIADVRIWEIPVLAEIYARGMAMMADRDPAFAFWYRSRFAVLESTAAQDNNLAIGRWRHLTGQFIDDEIAGTEGARTHYLEQRAPEYEIDDLRINVKLQNDYGLRRELGMDPAEYDARLQQMQTFMRLGKRTATYWLALLQYDDGRFETAHNWFTKRVLDDQQQSYWRDAAVYNAARASEAAGDITDAITTLKTDQSVSNYGNRLRARLLDKLESSADEPTESASADGASSQ, from the coding sequence ATGCGATCGACTGTTCCCTCCCCGTGCATGATGTTCGTGGCATGTTGTGTCGCTGGTTGCCTGACCGGCTGCCATGACGATTCGAAGGAAATGCAGCGTGTATTGGCCAAGCGTCAAGTTGCCGTACAGGAGCAGTCGCAGCAAGATCATCTGGGTGAAACCGTCTCGCTGTTAAACCAATATGTTGAGCTGAACGAGGATCGAGCTCGCCAACAGATTGCTTATCACCTCAACCAATGGATGAGAGCGAATTCAAGCGAAGGTGCGGACACCGACGGCGCAGCGAATGCCGTCCCATCGATCGCCAGCACGCTCGATGGGTTGATGGATCCCGAGTTGCTCGCTGACGCCATTTCACGATCGGAGTTTACCGTTGATGACGTTCCCCTGTTGCGAGATGCCAATCTGTACCGGCATGTTGTTTCGTGGATCGACACGCCGCTCCGCGACGATCCCATCAACATTCAGTGGTTAGCAGATTTACGCGCTGCGGCGAGTCAGGGTGAGCAAGCATCGGTCGATAACGATGCTCCCCCGCGAGGCGGCACCAATCTTCCCGAGCTGACGACTGGAGAGATCGACCAACTCCAAACGGCGATGAGACTGTTCGACTGGACCACCCGCAACGTCGCTCTTGAGCCAGTCCAGATGCCAGTGCCTCCGCAGGTCCCCGTACCTGCCATGCCGCCTGGAATGCCTTTTGAAGGCCCCGGTTTTCGCCAAACTGACTATCAAACTCTATGGCGAGGACGAGGCGATTGGCTGCAACGTTGCGGCGTGTTCACCCAGTTGTGCCTCCAAGCAGGGATTCCAACGGCCGTGCTCGCGACACAATCTGACGAGACGGGTGCGCGAAATCCTTGGTCGGTCGGTGTCCTCATCGGCGAGCATATTTTCTTGTTCGAGCCGAGTCTTGGCCTGCCGATCCCAGGTCCCGATCAAGTGGGTGTGGCAACGTTAGCGCAGGCACGAAAGGATCCGTCGGTGATGCGAAGGTTGAACGTTGCTGGATACTTCGACTATCCACTCTCAAGAGCAGATATTGCCCAGAATGTGGCGTTGCTAAACCTGCGGCCGGAAACGTTGTCGGTGCGAATGCAGAAGTTGGAGGCAGGATTGACGGGCGATCGCCGTATGGCGGTATGGGTTGATGCAGATGCCTGGGCGGAACGTTTTGATGCGGTGCCCGGAATTGCCGACGTGCGAATTTGGGAGATTCCCGTGCTGGCAGAAATATACGCTCGCGGGATGGCGATGATGGCTGATCGAGACCCCGCCTTCGCATTCTGGTATCGATCTCGCTTTGCGGTGCTGGAGTCAACTGCCGCTCAAGACAATAATCTTGCCATTGGCCGTTGGCGGCACCTGACCGGCCAGTTCATCGACGACGAGATTGCAGGCACCGAGGGAGCGAGAACTCACTACCTCGAGCAGCGTGCACCCGAGTATGAAATCGATGACTTGCGGATCAATGTCAAGCTGCAGAATGATTATGGTCTCCGCCGCGAATTAGGGATGGACCCTGCTGAGTACGATGCTCGCTTGCAGCAGATGCAAACGTTCATGCGGTTGGGCAAACGCACGGCGACCTACTGGCTCGCACTGCTGCAATATGATGACGGTCGCTTCGAGACTGCCCACAACTGGTTTACAAAACGTGTGCTTGATGATCAGCAGCAATCCTACTGGCGTGATGCTGCGGTCTATAATGCCGCCCGCGCCAGCGAAGCGGCCGGTGACATTACCGACGCTATCACGACGCTGAAGACCGATCAGAGTGTATCGAATTACGGTAACCGTCTGCGTGCAAGGCTGCTAGACAAGCTGGAATCGTCCGCAGATGAGCCGACCGAGAGTGCGTCGGCGGACGGCGCGTCGAGCCAGTAG
- the kdsA gene encoding 3-deoxy-8-phosphooctulonate synthase yields MLASVGNYLCGDSQPLLLIAGPCVLQTREIALEIGETLARLNERADVNVVFKASFDKANRTSLSAKRGPGMEAGLRLLEAVGADSGLPVTTDIHLPDQAAAAAEVCELLQIPAFLARQTDLLVAAAKTGRCVNVKKGQFMAPSDMRYVVDKLRGSGASSESRGGTDEDSNAGRILVCERGTFFGYGRLVNDMQSIPIMRSLGVPVVFDATHSVQQPGGLGGATGGNREMVEPLARAAVAIGCDALFFETHPQPETSPSDGPNMIPLDQFTGLVDRLLRLRETVVEL; encoded by the coding sequence ATGCTTGCTTCGGTTGGTAACTACTTGTGCGGCGATTCGCAGCCGCTGCTGCTGATCGCGGGTCCGTGCGTCCTGCAGACTCGCGAAATCGCTCTGGAAATCGGCGAGACGCTCGCCCGCTTGAACGAGCGCGCAGACGTCAATGTGGTTTTCAAGGCCTCCTTTGACAAAGCAAATCGAACGAGTCTGTCAGCGAAGCGAGGTCCTGGTATGGAAGCCGGCCTGCGGTTGCTCGAGGCAGTTGGTGCTGACAGTGGCCTGCCCGTAACGACCGATATTCATTTGCCCGACCAAGCCGCGGCCGCGGCAGAGGTCTGTGAGCTGCTGCAAATCCCAGCATTCCTGGCTCGTCAGACTGATTTACTGGTCGCCGCTGCGAAGACGGGCCGCTGCGTGAATGTGAAAAAAGGCCAATTCATGGCTCCGTCTGACATGCGATACGTCGTCGATAAACTACGCGGAAGTGGTGCCTCCTCAGAATCGAGAGGCGGCACCGATGAGGACTCCAACGCAGGACGAATTTTGGTATGTGAGCGGGGCACGTTTTTTGGCTATGGGCGGCTGGTCAATGACATGCAGTCGATTCCGATCATGCGTTCACTCGGCGTGCCTGTGGTATTTGACGCAACTCACAGTGTGCAGCAGCCAGGCGGATTGGGGGGCGCGACGGGTGGAAATCGGGAAATGGTTGAACCATTGGCCCGCGCCGCCGTAGCGATTGGGTGTGATGCGCTATTTTTTGAGACCCATCCGCAGCCGGAGACTTCACCGAGCGACGGTCCGAACATGATTCCGCTGGACCAGTTTACCGGACTGGTCGATCGCTTGCTGCGACTGCGGGAGACCGTCGTCGAACTTTGA
- a CDS encoding metal ABC transporter solute-binding protein, Zn/Mn family produces MSIWVLAATVSGCIHSSDPDASSQAKPDAVTVDPTEPIAVTTTVGMVAELVRSVGGDRVEVTQIMGAGVDPHLYKATRDDVLAMMNADVIFYSGLMLEGKMTDTLVKMARGKPVVGITEVLDETSLLEPAGLAGHYDPHVWMDVLAWSKCVDVIADQLSVIDPPSESGYRARAEMLREELATLDEYGKRVIATIPADSRILVTSHDAFNYFGRAYGLEVMGVQGISTESEAGLQRINELVDLLVEKKVKSVFVESSVPRKNIDSLVEGTRSRGHEISVGDQELYSDAMGKPGTYEGTYIGMLDHNLTVVARGLGGEAPEHGFQGKLNQ; encoded by the coding sequence ATGTCAATCTGGGTATTGGCGGCGACTGTATCTGGCTGCATCCACTCCAGTGACCCGGACGCGAGTTCACAGGCAAAACCTGACGCGGTCACGGTCGATCCCACTGAGCCTATCGCTGTGACGACGACGGTGGGAATGGTTGCTGAGTTGGTGCGGAGCGTTGGGGGGGACCGGGTTGAGGTCACACAGATCATGGGTGCAGGCGTGGACCCGCACCTCTATAAAGCGACCCGCGACGATGTGTTAGCGATGATGAACGCTGATGTGATCTTTTATTCGGGCTTGATGCTTGAAGGAAAGATGACCGACACTTTGGTTAAAATGGCTCGCGGCAAACCGGTCGTTGGGATCACTGAGGTTCTCGATGAGACATCCCTGCTCGAGCCAGCAGGTCTCGCGGGCCATTACGATCCCCATGTCTGGATGGACGTATTGGCCTGGTCGAAGTGCGTCGATGTGATCGCTGATCAACTCTCTGTGATCGATCCGCCCTCGGAGTCGGGCTACCGCGCCCGAGCCGAAATGCTTCGCGAGGAGCTTGCGACGCTGGACGAATACGGCAAACGGGTGATCGCGACGATCCCAGCAGACAGCCGAATTCTGGTTACCTCTCACGACGCTTTTAATTACTTCGGGCGTGCCTATGGACTCGAAGTGATGGGTGTGCAGGGGATCTCAACGGAGTCCGAAGCAGGCCTGCAGCGAATCAATGAACTGGTTGACCTTTTGGTTGAGAAGAAAGTGAAATCAGTGTTTGTCGAGAGTAGCGTGCCACGGAAAAATATTGACTCGCTCGTCGAGGGCACGAGATCCCGCGGCCACGAAATTAGCGTGGGCGATCAAGAACTTTATAGCGACGCGATGGGAAAACCGGGCACGTATGAAGGGACATATATTGGTATGCTAGATCACAATCTCACTGTCGTCGCTCGCGGTTTGGGCGGTGAAGCGCCGGAGCATGGCTTTCAAGGCAAACTCAATCAATGA